Below is a genomic region from Gemmatimonas sp..
CGAGCGTCAGCAAGTCCGCGTAGCCCCCGATCGCATGAAGCGGCGTGCGCAGTTCGTGACTCATGGACGAGAGGAACATGGTCTTCGCCCCGTTTGCCGCTTCGGCCTCGGCGCGCATGCGTTCTGCGTCGGCTCGTGCCTGCTCGGCGTCGCGAAACAATCGTGCATTGTCGACCGCAAGCGCCGCGCGTTGCGCCACTTCGAGCGCAAGATCCCGGTCCGCGTCGTCGTATCGACGCCCCGATTCGGTCATGCAGAGCGTCAGGGCGCCGAGCGTCAAACCACGGGCAACGAGCGGGACCACGAGAACCGACGAGAACTGCAGCGCCCGAAGGAGGGCGAGGTGCTCGGGATCTTTCGCAGCGGCCACCACCATCTCGTCGGTGATCGCCGGCAGAAACAATGGCACGCCATCGCGAAGCACCGCCGCCATGCCGTCGGCGGCCGACCAGTCGGTCGGGTAGCCGGCGGACAGTTTCTCCCCGAGCGCGAGCATCACCGGGTCCTGATGGACCACCGCGATCCGCTCCACGGTGGGCGGCCACTCCCGCGCCGCCGGATGCTGCACCATGTCGATGGCGCACCAGTCGCCAAGCCGTGGCACCGCTGCCTCGGCCACCACGGCGAGGGTCACCGCGTAGTCGAGCGACGCACCCAGTACCCGGCTGACGTCCGCCAGGAAGGCAGCCGCCTCGCGCGCGCGACGCTCCGGCGTCACGTCCGTCCACACCGCCGTGAGCCCGCCGGTCGCCACCGGATACACGCGCGCCGCGTACCACCGGCGAAGCACTGGATCGTGGGTGTCGAAGTGGACTGCAACGCGCTCGTTCATGGCACGCCGCATCGCGGCTTCGACCGGCGTGCCGACCAGGCGCGGATACGCGTCCCACAAGATCCGCCCGAGTGGCGCGCTGGTCTCTCCCGTCACCCTAAAGAGCTCTGCGGCCGCTTCGTTGACATAGGTGAAGCGAAACTCCGCATCGTACGCCACGAATGCATCGCGTACGCTTTCCACCAGGGCGCTCGCGACGCTGCGTGCCTCGCGAAGTTCCGACACGTCCGCGCAGGTCCCGATGTAACCAAGGAACGTACGGTCGGTGCCGTTACCCTCGGTGTAGCGCGGCACGGCATTTATCAGGAAGTGCCGGTACACGCCATCGTGGCGCCGCAGGCGGTATTCAGCTGTGAACGGCTCGCGCGCCGCGAGGGCGCGGTCGTACATGTCGAGGCAATGGGCGAGATCGTCGGGATGCACATGGGCGGTCCACCCCATTCCCCGCTCCGCCTCCATCGTACTCCGGGTGTAGGTGAGCCACGGCCGGTTGAACCAGTCACGCCCGCCGTCAGGTCCGCTCGTCCAGATGAAAACGGGCGCGGCATCGGCTGTCGTGCGAAAGCGCGCCTCACTCTCGCGGAGCGCGGTTTCCGCGTGCGACCGCGCCGTCACGTCGAGCACCACCGCGATCACCCCTTCGACGCGGTCGCCGTCGGGTCCGCGGAGGGGAGCGTACACGAGATCGACGAGGTGGTCCTCGAGTAGACCATCGGCGTTGTCGTCCCAGCGCGCAAGTTCACCGGTACCGATGAAGGGCTCACCAGTCTCGTAGACGCGCTCGAGCAGTGCGAAGAACTTCGCGGCGTCCTCTCTGCCCGAGAGTTCTCGCATCGCATCGCGAATGGGCCGACCCACGACGTCGCGTCCACCGATAATGCGCTTGTATGCAGCGCTGGTCGCGCGGTACCGGAGCTCGCGACCTTCGAGGACCGCCACGGGGGCCGGAATCTGTGCGATGATCCGGGTGAGTCGTTCGCGCTCGGCGTCGACGGCGAGCCGGGCTGCCCGCTCGGCCATGAGGGCAGCGTGCAAGGCCGCGGTTCGTTCGTGCTCCTCAGTGACGTCGAGAAGCGTCCCGACGAGGAAGACCGGCCGGCGGTCGGCTCCGGGGGGCGCACCGGCATCCTGGTCGAACTGCATCTGCCCGGCGGCGCGCACCCACCGCTCCGTGCCGTCAGGCCGAACGGCGCGGAACTCTGCCCAGTAGCGACCCTCACCGTGCGGCTCGGCCGCCCCCGACAACGCCGCCGCGACCCGTTCGCGGTCTGCGTCGTGCACGCGGGTGGCGAGGATGTCAGCCCCGAGCCTCGGAGCATCGTGGTCGAAACCGAACAGCTGGGCCACCCGGTCGTCGAAGCTGGCCGAGTCCGTGACCAAGTCCCACGTCCACGTGCCCAGGCGCGCGAGCTCGGTGGCCAGCTGGTAGCGGGTGTCGCTCGCGGCTCGCGCGGGGCTGTGCTCGGGGTCCACGGTCATGAGGGTGGGGTTCGCTTCGGAATGCGCGCGCTATCGCGTGGCACCGTTACAGCATCTCGAACTACGCCGGTCAACCCAGCTCCTCCTTCACAAGTTCCGCCGGACCATCGGGCCCGAGTTGGCCGCATGCGCTAGTCGCAGCGCTCGAGGGCGACAATCGTGTCGGTCAACATCGCATGACAGGACTCGCACACCCCGTGGCTCAACTGCGGAACAGTCTCCCGCTCGAAGAGCCGCAAACGCTCGACGGCATCCTCGACTTCTGTCCATTCGTCGGCGCCCACGTCGATACGGTTGCACCAGGAACAGGCGCGCAGCATGGTGTCCGAACGGGGCACGCCGTGAGACAGAAGCGGGATCGGCGCACGGCTGACCGTTTCGAGCGGCTCCGTGTGAAATTCTACGATGCCGCTGGTCGCCAGGCGAACGGTCATGCGCATCAGGCGGCGATGCGAGGCATCGTCGCAACGCAAGCTGAATTGGGCCACGCAACCGTCCCGCACCCGGTTCAGGATCTCACGGTAGATCCGCCGGGTGGGGCCATCGCCAATGAATTCCCAGAGCCGCTTGCCGACGACCGTCGGCGCCTTTGGGCCGCTCATGCCGGCGGCCGTGCGATCCCAGGCGTCATCAACAAAGACCATCTCGTCGTTCGCGTTGATGCGGTAGCGAACGCCTTCTGCTGCAGGAGCCATCATCGTCCATCACCGGCGTGAAATGCCGTGGCGCCCGGTCGTGCCACCGTCGGTACGTCGTCGGGCGCTGAACCTGCGGGGCCTGCTTCCGATTCCTCCACCGTCACGGCCTGCATCGACTGCGACCGGAGGCGGTCGAGTAGCCTGATCCTCACGCAGCGACGATTTAATGCAGTGTGAGGCACCAAGATAGGGTGACCACGCGAACGGCCGGCGTGATCGACCGGGAGCGGGGCGTGCGTTCCGACGCGATGCCGGAGATCGGGACGTCGCACCTGTTCGCGACCCTCGGCGTGCCCCTTGATGCGGCACCCGCGGCATCTACAGTCTCGCCCAATGCCCGGCACTGTCTTTCTTCACGCGCATCGTACGATGCGCGCGGCATAGGAGCAAGCGCGCCGAGACCGTGACGCTCGGCAACCACATCGTGGTGATTTCGCTGCGGCGGTGTGGCGCGTCCCATGGTTCCTTTATCGACCCGGCTACACGAACCTGGGCGCAGCGGGCATCACTGCGTGGGCCGTCCGCCTGGTTGCCGGCGCCGTGCGACTGCAATGGCTGTTCAATGAGAGCCGCGGCAGCATTCTCGTGGTCGTCCTCTCCATGGCGGTGTTGCCGCAACGGTGACCGGATACAGCATCCACGCGAGATCGGGGATCATCACGAGCACCGGGAGAGCAGCGCCGGATCGGAGGGCGATTTTCACGGGATCCGCGACCTGGCCTGCTGAAGGAAGGCTGCCACAGCGGGCCAGAGCTCCGGGTCCTGATCGAGCAGGAGGTGGCCACCGCGCTTGAAGGCGATCACACGCGCACCCGGAATTTTCGCTGCCGCGGCGCGGGCGTTGGGCAAGGTCTTGTAGAGATCATCCTCGGCGCTCACCAGCAGGGTGGGTGCACGGATGCGTTCGAGGGGATACGGCTGCTCTTTCGTCTGGTTGCCCGCGTCGTAGAGTATCCCGTCGCGGCGCAAGGTGACTGGCAGGATCATGCGCACTGCATCGTCGAGCGTCTTCCGACCGACGGCCGAAAGGGTCGGCACCAGCGATCGCGGGACGGCGACCACCGTGAGCGAGGCGCGCGGCCACGCCCGCATGGCTCCCCAGTACGGGAAGTCAGAGCCGAGAACGACGTTCATGATGAACGGCGACACGAGGGGGGCCGAATCGGGCGTGCTGATGCCGCCAATGGCAGGCACGAGCAACACCAGCGACGACACGCGCCCTGGGTGTCGCAGCGCGAACTGCAACGCAGGCGTCGCGCCGGCGGACGCGGCAATCACCGCCACACGCTCGATCTTCAGCGCATCGAGCATGCATGCGAAGAGGTCGGCTTCGGCCTGGGGCGTCGCATGCTCCGGCATTGCCGTGCGCAGGTATCCATAGCGCGACGGAGCGATGACCTGGAATCCACGTTCCACGAGGCCACGCGCAATGAACTGGCCCTGATCCCAGCCACCGCCGGTGCCGTGGATGGACAGGACTGGCGGGCCGGATCCCTTCGTGGCGTACTCGACGTCGCCGCAGGCTGTGTGCAGCATCGCACTGCCGCTCAGCGCCGCTGCGCGTGCGGCACGCAGATCCCGGCGATAGACGCTGAACGTGACTGCGCTGAGCAGCGCGAAGAGCGCGGTCGCGCCGAGCAGCATGTTGCCACTTTGCTCGCGTCGACGTCGCGCACCGGGCTCGTTCATTCGTGTACGCCATCCGTGGAGCGCGGCGTGCGCCGGTCCCCCCGGGACTCGTCACGTCGCTCCGCCGACGGTGCCGAGTATCGCGCCGGTAGCGACACCACGAGCGTGCTTCCCTTGCCGATCTCGCTCTTGCTCACCACCACATCACCGCCCAGCAGGCGCGCGAGCTGACGCGCGACCGACAGGCCAAGACCAGTGCTGCCGGCGCTGTTCTTCGCCATCGGGTCCTTCTGCCAGAACGGATCGAAAATCGTTTCGCGGTCTTCCAGTGCGATCCCGCGTCCCGTATCCGTGATGTCGAGGACGACCTGTACCTCGGGGTGAACCCCCTCGATGCAGAGCACCACCCGTACGCTGCCGGAGTCCGTGAACTTGACTGCGTTCGCAATCAGGTTGACGAGAATCTGCCGCACCTTGAGCGCGTCAGTGAACATTTCGACCGCATGATCCAGCCCCTCGACGCGGAGCGTCAGGCCCTTGAGTGCGGCAATGGGCTGCACCAGTTCCACGCTCCGGTCGACGACGTCGTTGAGGAGCATGGGTTCGGGACGCACTGTCTCCTGTCCGGCCTCGATGCGCGCGTAGCTCAACAGCTCCTCGATCAGCGCCAGCAAGTGCGTACCCGACTCGCGCATCCGCGCAAGATGCTTCTGTTGCTCGACGTTGATGGGACCGGCGATCTCGTATGACAGCAGGTCGGTATAACCGATTACCGCGTTGATCGGGGTGCGGAGTTCGTGGCTGATGGTCGCCACGAAGTGGGCCTTGCTCTCGTTTGCCCGTTCCGCGGACTTCTGCGCCCGCTCGGCTCCATCGCGGGCATCCCGCTCGGCCGCCTTGAGATGAGCGCGCATGATCGCTTGCGCGCACATGACCCCGAGCGTGAGCACGAACGCGCGCTCATCCTCGTCGAATTCGCGAGGCTCCGGCCATGACAGGCCAAGCACGCCGCGCAGTTCGCCGTTGGCCCACACGGGGACGACTGCCGCGGAGTGGGCACCCGCCAGAATCATCGCGGTGCCCCAGTCGGGGTAAACCAGCAGCGCGCTGTCGGTTTCCAGGAACAACGGCTCGCCATCCCGCGCGACGTCGGCAAACGGCAACGGCGCGTCCAACGGCTGTGCCTCGAGCGCCGCTTTGACTTCGGCCGGGAGGCCGATGGCGTGCACGACATGCAGGGTAGCGAGTGGGTCGGGCTCCGACTGCCCGAGGCCTCCTGGCGACGGGAAGCTGCCCAACGTGACGACGACCGCGCTGGTCGCTCCGAGGGCCGACATCGCCTTCTGCTCGACGACATCGGCCGCCAGCGCGGGCGTCAAGGGATCGGTCAACGACCCGCTGAGGGCGGCCAGCTCTCTGAGCCGCTGACTCGCCCTGGAGAGCGACGCTGACGCACCCGGCGTCGCGGGTCGTGCGCTCACGCCTGGAATGAGGACGGGTTTCATCAGCTGCGCTCCGGAGGACGGCGGCGCGACATGCGCAGCGAATGAGGTGGGCCCGAGTGACGTCACCCTGCGCGCGGCAGTGTGATCATCGCAGTGTAGGATAAGCTACCGCTGCGAGCCTCGAGGGGTACCGCA
It encodes:
- a CDS encoding ATP-binding protein; the encoded protein is MTVDPEHSPARAASDTRYQLATELARLGTWTWDLVTDSASFDDRVAQLFGFDHDAPRLGADILATRVHDADRERVAAALSGAAEPHGEGRYWAEFRAVRPDGTERWVRAAGQMQFDQDAGAPPGADRRPVFLVGTLLDVTEEHERTAALHAALMAERAARLAVDAERERLTRIIAQIPAPVAVLEGRELRYRATSAAYKRIIGGRDVVGRPIRDAMRELSGREDAAKFFALLERVYETGEPFIGTGELARWDDNADGLLEDHLVDLVYAPLRGPDGDRVEGVIAVVLDVTARSHAETALRESEARFRTTADAAPVFIWTSGPDGGRDWFNRPWLTYTRSTMEAERGMGWTAHVHPDDLAHCLDMYDRALAAREPFTAEYRLRRHDGVYRHFLINAVPRYTEGNGTDRTFLGYIGTCADVSELREARSVASALVESVRDAFVAYDAEFRFTYVNEAAAELFRVTGETSAPLGRILWDAYPRLVGTPVEAAMRRAMNERVAVHFDTHDPVLRRWYAARVYPVATGGLTAVWTDVTPERRAREAAAFLADVSRVLGASLDYAVTLAVVAEAAVPRLGDWCAIDMVQHPAAREWPPTVERIAVVHQDPVMLALGEKLSAGYPTDWSAADGMAAVLRDGVPLFLPAITDEMVVAAAKDPEHLALLRALQFSSVLVVPLVARGLTLGALTLCMTESGRRYDDADRDLALEVAQRAALAVDNARLFRDAEQARADAERMRAEAEAANGAKTMFLSSMSHELRTPLHAIGGYADLLTLGVRGPITDVQRQDLERVRMANQHLLSLVNDILNFARVDAGQLEYRLADVELAVLVADVEPLIAPQFAAKEIAFDHDGCASDTPDRPHRVRADPEKLRQILLNLLTNAVKFTPAGGHVRLACSTDVAAGVVSVRVTDTGRGIPADQLERIFEPFVQVDRHRLNDSRQQGVGLGLAISRELARHMGGNLTAESTPGVGSTFTLTVPMA
- a CDS encoding alpha/beta hydrolase encodes the protein MNEPGARRRREQSGNMLLGATALFALLSAVTFSVYRRDLRAARAAALSGSAMLHTACGDVEYATKGSGPPVLSIHGTGGGWDQGQFIARGLVERGFQVIAPSRYGYLRTAMPEHATPQAEADLFACMLDALKIERVAVIAASAGATPALQFALRHPGRVSSLVLLVPAIGGISTPDSAPLVSPFIMNVVLGSDFPYWGAMRAWPRASLTVVAVPRSLVPTLSAVGRKTLDDAVRMILPVTLRRDGILYDAGNQTKEQPYPLERIRAPTLLVSAEDDLYKTLPNARAAAAKIPGARVIAFKRGGHLLLDQDPELWPAVAAFLQQARSRIP
- a CDS encoding ATP-binding protein; translated protein: MKPVLIPGVSARPATPGASASLSRASQRLRELAALSGSLTDPLTPALAADVVEQKAMSALGATSAVVVTLGSFPSPGGLGQSEPDPLATLHVVHAIGLPAEVKAALEAQPLDAPLPFADVARDGEPLFLETDSALLVYPDWGTAMILAGAHSAAVVPVWANGELRGVLGLSWPEPREFDEDERAFVLTLGVMCAQAIMRAHLKAAERDARDGAERAQKSAERANESKAHFVATISHELRTPINAVIGYTDLLSYEIAGPINVEQQKHLARMRESGTHLLALIEELLSYARIEAGQETVRPEPMLLNDVVDRSVELVQPIAALKGLTLRVEGLDHAVEMFTDALKVRQILVNLIANAVKFTDSGSVRVVLCIEGVHPEVQVVLDITDTGRGIALEDRETIFDPFWQKDPMAKNSAGSTGLGLSVARQLARLLGGDVVVSKSEIGKGSTLVVSLPARYSAPSAERRDESRGDRRTPRSTDGVHE